AAAAGGTAATAGGTGCCGCGGTGTTCGAAGACGCGCGGGCTTTCTGGTTGGCTGAATGTGATCACGGCCGGGCCGAGGTCTTTCCAGGTCACCGCATCCGGCGAACTCAGCAGGGCGATCGCCCCTTTGCCCTCCCGGGTGGTCGTCATGATGAACAGGAGGAATTCCTTCTTGTAACGGATGATGTGGGCGTCGCGCCAATCCACCCAGCCGTTTGGGTGGTGCAGCACCCATTCCGGCGCGGTGCTGATCGGATTAGCCGAGTGACGCACCCAGTCGAACAGATTCCTGCTGGTTGCAAGCCCGATGCTCTGTTTCCCGAGCGCGCGATTGTCGAACCCGGTGTAAACCATGTAGAACAACCCGGAGTGCTTCACGATGGAAGGCGCTGACACCACCTGCCCTTCCCAGGTGTTGGAGCGCACCTGCAGTATGCGGGGATGATGCTCCCATTCCCAAAGATCGGGCGAGGTCGCATGCCCGAAGGCCTTTTCGTTCGCTGGTTCCTGCCAATCCTGGGTGGCTCCGGCGTCGCCCACGTTGTAGTACAAGTGGAAAGTCTTCCCTTCCTTGAACACGTAATAATCCTTCAGATACTCGCCTTTGCGCTCGAACCAGCCCACGCCTCCGATTCGAGAGACCTGAGTGGGAACACTGGCCTTTGTTCCGGCCGTGTTTTCGGCGGCGAGAACGTTGGCGGACAATAGGCTAATCAGCGGGAAGGAACAGTAGGCAGCTGCCATCCAGTCATTCAATCGTCTGGTTTCCGTCATGGTGGGCTCGGAGCATTTCGCGCCCGTTGCCGATTGTCGAGAAGATTGCGGTGAGAGGGAAGAATACCACGCCTGACATGATCAACTCCATCATCGACCAGGTGAAGCCGGACTATATCCAAATCGATTGCAAGGGTCACCGCGGACTCTCCGGCTACCCCACGAAGGTTGGCAACCTCACGCCCGGCTTTTTGGGCGACCCGCTGCGCACATGGCGCGAAGTGGTCCGGGTTGAGGTCATAGATGGCCAGCCTGTCTGGCACACCTTCCCCCCACTCACGCGCCACCCCCGGTGGAGGCGTCCGCGGCCTACATCCCCATGATCTGGTAGCCGCAATCCACGTAAATCACTTGCCCGGTGATTGCTGCGGCGCCGTCGCTGGCAAGGAATAGGCCGGTCGCGCCCAGTTCCTCGGGCAGGACGTTGCGCTGGAGTGGAGAGTGGGCCTCGTAATGCTTGAGCATCTCGGTGAAGCCGCCAATGCCGCGCGCGGCCAGCGTGTTCACGGGGCCGGCGCTGATGCAGTTGACGCGGATCTTCTTCGGGCCCAGGTCGTAGGCGAGGTAACGGGTGCTGGCTTCGAGCGAGGCCTTGGCCACGCCCATCACGTTGTAGTGCGGCACGACCTTCTCGGCCCCGTAATAGCTCATGCCGATGATGCTGCCGCCGTCGGTCATCAGCGGCGCGGCGGCGCGCGCCAGCGCCACCAGCGAATAGGCGCTCACATCGTGCGCGATGCGGAAGGCCTCCCGGCTGGTG
The window above is part of the Candidatus Paceibacterota bacterium genome. Proteins encoded here:
- a CDS encoding enoyl-ACP reductase; the encoded protein is MGLLAGKHGIVFGVANKRSIAWAIAQAWHSAGAKLAFTYQGERLKENVAELAGAFGADTLILPCDVTRDEEVASVFKAVGDKFGKLHLLLHSVAFAPKDALEGEFVNTSREAFRIAHDVSAYSLVALARAAAPLMTDGGSIIGMSYYGAEKVVPHYNVMGVAKASLEASTRYLAYDLGPKKIRVNCISAGPVNTLAARGIGGFTEMLKHYEAHSPLQRNVLPEELGATGLFLASDGAAAITGQVIYVDCGYQIMGM